One window of the Granulicella arctica genome contains the following:
- the hflX gene encoding GTPase HflX, which translates to MTSKKASPEAAPEQAPSRRNRGKTVRRSLVEASEAQDAALLARELRTSQTQQELAVIVVVEFTGELRKRKQLTAAARLARTAAAVVAGEEDLFEDVAASTLDLDASRAEFEELARSAGATIAATLVQRRQKPDPSSLVGQGKLDEIVEVVASANASLVLFDHDLTPSQLRNIESRLPCHVIDRSQLILDIFARHARTREGQLQVELAQLEYQLPRLAGRGRAMSQLGGGIGTRGPGETQLETDRRKINLRIDHIKTQLDDVRRIRHQQRQRREAVPVPVVALVGYTNAGKSTLFNALTEAGVLESARMFATLDPKLRQLQLPSRRKILLSDTVGFIRNLPHTLVTSFRATLEEVERAEILLHVQDAASPMREEQKTQVEKVLAELAVSTKPVVQVLNKIDLVPAQELAHLSRDREAIPVSSLQHTGLEKLLIAIDAALVVDPLIESSFRLPQSEGSILASLEGGAIIEEKRFEGNLVFLRARGPASLLNRYRRFREKHSLSDSTVQARHT; encoded by the coding sequence TTGACCAGCAAGAAGGCTTCGCCTGAGGCCGCCCCAGAACAAGCGCCATCGCGTCGGAATCGCGGAAAGACCGTTCGTCGTAGTCTCGTTGAAGCAAGTGAGGCCCAGGATGCGGCACTTCTTGCTCGCGAACTCCGCACCTCGCAAACTCAGCAGGAACTTGCCGTAATCGTCGTGGTCGAGTTCACCGGCGAACTGCGCAAGCGCAAGCAGCTTACCGCAGCGGCTCGACTTGCCCGCACCGCGGCTGCCGTCGTGGCTGGCGAAGAAGACCTTTTTGAGGATGTGGCGGCCTCCACGCTCGACCTGGACGCGAGCCGTGCGGAGTTCGAAGAACTGGCGCGATCAGCCGGTGCGACGATCGCCGCGACTCTCGTACAACGACGGCAGAAACCAGATCCCTCCAGCCTCGTCGGTCAAGGCAAGCTCGACGAGATTGTTGAGGTGGTAGCTTCCGCCAACGCCTCGCTTGTTCTCTTCGATCACGATCTTACGCCTTCGCAGCTCCGCAATATCGAATCGCGACTACCTTGTCACGTGATCGACCGTTCGCAACTCATCCTCGATATCTTCGCTCGGCACGCCCGGACTCGCGAAGGTCAGCTTCAGGTCGAACTCGCGCAGCTTGAATACCAACTGCCCCGCCTCGCTGGCCGTGGTCGCGCCATGTCGCAGCTTGGTGGCGGCATCGGGACCCGCGGTCCGGGTGAGACGCAACTCGAGACCGATCGTCGCAAGATCAACCTTCGCATCGACCATATCAAGACTCAACTCGATGATGTTCGACGCATTCGTCATCAGCAGCGACAGCGCCGCGAGGCAGTCCCAGTTCCCGTGGTCGCACTCGTCGGCTATACCAACGCTGGTAAGAGCACCCTGTTCAATGCGCTCACTGAAGCAGGCGTTCTTGAATCGGCCCGGATGTTTGCTACGCTCGACCCAAAGCTCCGGCAGTTGCAGCTTCCATCTCGCCGCAAGATTCTGCTCTCCGACACTGTTGGCTTCATCCGCAACCTTCCCCACACTCTGGTTACGAGCTTTCGCGCCACACTGGAAGAGGTGGAGCGAGCCGAGATTCTTCTCCATGTGCAGGACGCTGCCAGCCCCATGCGCGAGGAGCAGAAAACTCAGGTGGAGAAGGTCTTAGCCGAGCTTGCCGTCTCAACCAAGCCTGTTGTCCAGGTCTTGAACAAGATAGATCTTGTCCCAGCTCAGGAACTCGCCCACCTTTCACGCGATCGAGAAGCGATTCCAGTTTCTTCGCTTCAGCACACTGGGTTGGAAAAGCTTCTGATTGCGATCGATGCCGCCCTTGTTGTCGACCCGTTGATCGAATCCAGCTTCCGGCTACCGCAGTCCGAAGGATCTATCCTTGCTTCTCTTGAAGGAGGAGCGATTATCGAGGAGAAACGCTTCGAAGGAAACCTTGTTTTTCTCAGAGCCCGCGGACCAGCATCTCTTCTGAACCGGTATCGTCGCTTTCGTGAGAAACATAGTCTTTCTGACTCGACCGTACAGGCGAGGCATACCTGA
- a CDS encoding alpha-L-fucosidase, which produces MNQTFFRCALLTGLLAATLNSSFSQQPVVDQTKPLPLSQPRPSAATIQGWKSRRFGMFIHFGLYSELGGVWQGKQIDNGYSEQIMANAPIPRDQYAKLASSFNPANFDADAIVALAKAAGMRFIVVTAKHHDGFSMFATKQSDFNIVEGTPYHKDVVKQLSEACARGGLKFGVYYSTIDWHAPTGSPYIEGNSNPISDDHAKFNRAQLTELLTGYGPLSEIWFDMGKPTPEQSQSFAQTVHRLQPATMVSGRVFNYQGDFTVMGDNEVPKFAIDEPWQTPASIYGETWGYRSWQKHGEVADKVHEKILELVTVVSGGGNYILNIGPKGDGSVVPFESQVLQGMGSWVKANGAAIFGSPNDVPGGSPFQNLNFGYATLGKTHLYLFVKSLPADGKLLLPGVAPGTHLGQPYLLGHERLRSGSVDLSPEGATVEVADLLKQASTEFLPVVVVPFTGSFNITPAQTIRPDSKGEMTLPPDKADSFFNYNGRGYEAPATLYKLRWWIASKPGTYQVAVHYNKVATAGTMTLLIGGQHRQVLLEAGSGEGVWTGDIPITAGSARTGGDQRVEVTPPEPFYKGTPLPVKIIAVSMSLKQ; this is translated from the coding sequence TTGAACCAGACGTTTTTCCGTTGCGCTCTTCTTACTGGTCTCCTTGCAGCAACCTTGAACTCCAGCTTCAGCCAGCAGCCAGTCGTCGACCAGACGAAGCCACTTCCTCTCAGTCAACCTCGGCCCAGTGCGGCGACGATTCAGGGATGGAAGTCGCGGCGCTTCGGCATGTTCATTCACTTTGGACTTTACTCGGAGCTTGGCGGCGTCTGGCAAGGCAAGCAGATCGACAATGGATACAGCGAGCAGATCATGGCGAACGCACCAATTCCTCGTGATCAGTACGCAAAGCTTGCCAGCAGCTTTAATCCTGCAAACTTTGATGCCGACGCGATCGTCGCATTGGCTAAGGCGGCAGGAATGCGCTTCATCGTGGTGACTGCAAAGCATCATGACGGCTTCAGCATGTTTGCGACGAAGCAGTCCGACTTCAACATCGTTGAAGGCACGCCGTATCACAAAGATGTAGTCAAACAACTATCAGAGGCCTGTGCACGGGGAGGTCTCAAGTTCGGGGTGTATTACTCGACGATCGATTGGCATGCCCCAACGGGTAGCCCGTACATCGAGGGAAACAGCAACCCCATCTCCGACGATCACGCAAAGTTCAACCGTGCACAGTTGACCGAATTGCTCACAGGCTACGGCCCGCTCAGTGAGATCTGGTTCGATATGGGCAAGCCTACGCCAGAGCAGAGTCAAAGCTTTGCGCAAACGGTTCATCGGCTTCAGCCCGCGACGATGGTCTCGGGACGCGTCTTCAACTACCAGGGTGACTTTACCGTCATGGGCGATAACGAGGTTCCGAAATTTGCGATCGACGAGCCGTGGCAGACTCCGGCCTCGATCTACGGCGAGACGTGGGGTTACCGCTCCTGGCAGAAGCATGGCGAGGTTGCAGACAAGGTCCACGAGAAGATACTCGAGTTGGTCACGGTAGTAAGCGGTGGCGGCAACTACATTCTGAACATTGGGCCGAAGGGAGATGGCTCCGTCGTTCCGTTTGAATCGCAGGTGCTTCAGGGGATGGGCAGTTGGGTCAAGGCGAACGGTGCGGCTATCTTTGGCTCACCGAATGATGTGCCCGGAGGTTCACCATTTCAGAACCTGAATTTCGGATATGCGACTCTCGGTAAAACTCACCTATACCTCTTCGTAAAGTCTCTCCCTGCCGATGGCAAACTCCTCCTTCCAGGCGTTGCGCCTGGAACTCATCTTGGACAACCGTACCTTCTCGGTCATGAAAGACTCCGTTCAGGAAGTGTTGACTTATCCCCCGAAGGGGCAACAGTGGAAGTCGCCGACTTACTGAAGCAAGCATCCACCGAGTTCTTGCCAGTGGTAGTGGTTCCGTTTACAGGAAGCTTCAACATCACGCCAGCCCAAACCATTCGCCCCGATTCGAAGGGCGAGATGACGTTGCCACCCGATAAGGCAGACTCATTTTTCAACTACAACGGACGCGGCTACGAAGCTCCTGCAACCCTCTACAAACTTCGCTGGTGGATCGCCTCCAAGCCTGGAACATACCAGGTGGCCGTCCACTATAACAAGGTTGCGACCGCTGGAACAATGACCCTTCTGATTGGAGGCCAGCATAGACAGGTGCTCCTGGAAGCTGGCAGCGGAGAGGGCGTCTGGACGGGAGATATCCCCATCACAGCCGGCTCCGCGCGTACCGGCGGCGATCAACGCGTTGAGGTGACACCGCCCGAACCCTTCTACAAAGGCACGCCTCTACCGGTGAAGATCATTGCAGTGTCCATGTCTCTAAAGCAATAA
- a CDS encoding oxidoreductase → MPSPLFTYVADHLNSFGLAYLHIVEPRVKGNTTINDGQAPVATEQLRKVFKGKIVAAGGFEPDTAEIAVESGIADAVAFGRHFIANPHLPFRIKQGLTLTTRSQHLLHLRLDWL, encoded by the coding sequence GTGCCTTCCCCGCTCTTTACCTATGTCGCCGACCATCTGAATAGCTTCGGCCTCGCGTATCTCCATATCGTGGAGCCGCGTGTGAAGGGAAACACTACGATCAATGACGGCCAGGCACCTGTCGCGACAGAGCAGTTAAGAAAGGTCTTCAAGGGCAAGATCGTAGCGGCTGGCGGTTTTGAGCCGGACACTGCAGAGATAGCTGTTGAAAGTGGCATCGCGGATGCAGTCGCGTTCGGTCGCCATTTCATTGCAAATCCCCACCTGCCATTTCGCATCAAGCAAGGGCTTACTCTCACGACACGATCGCAACACCTTCTACACCTTCGACTCGATTGGTTATAA
- a CDS encoding alpha-L-fucosidase, translated as MFDRRRFLQTGVATASLPFLPRPAFGSTLEDEHTAWFREAKFGMFIHWGPYSLRSVEASWPIMQPGNWQISEAEYRALPQRFNPVHYDPDHFIDLARTAGQEYMVFTTKHHDGFCMFDSSYTDYKITNTPYKKDIVKQLSDACARRNMKLGFYYSPPDLHHPGFRDTTKLARDNWNGQPERPEWSSYLAYMQLQLTELLTRYGDVRVVWFDGLNHQEKYDGQRFLDLIHKLQPPTLINDRIGLTADYVTPEQFIPKSIPTKDVRMRGADSSIQGEFKGGVPSSADFQLWETCMTINETWAYNIHDTKFKSTQDLVRGLVEVTSRGGNFLLNIGPQPDGLIQPEFQERLQGIGEWMALNGESIYGTTFGPIQGEVAYRTTTKRNDIFVHVFDCPSGPLQIKGIKPKIQSAHMLATGQPITFQQADGEVRLTLPAQAPGKHVHVIRVITS; from the coding sequence ATGTTTGATCGTCGCCGATTTCTCCAAACTGGTGTTGCCACAGCTAGTTTGCCTTTTCTTCCTCGTCCCGCCTTCGGCAGCACCTTGGAAGATGAGCACACCGCCTGGTTCCGCGAGGCGAAGTTCGGGATGTTTATCCACTGGGGTCCATACTCGCTCCGAAGCGTCGAGGCGTCCTGGCCGATTATGCAGCCAGGGAACTGGCAGATCTCGGAAGCTGAGTACCGCGCTCTGCCACAGCGCTTCAATCCAGTTCACTACGATCCCGACCACTTCATTGACCTGGCTCGCACCGCAGGTCAGGAGTACATGGTCTTCACGACAAAACATCACGACGGCTTCTGCATGTTCGACTCTTCCTATACGGACTACAAGATCACCAACACGCCGTACAAGAAGGACATCGTCAAGCAGTTGTCAGATGCTTGCGCGCGTCGCAATATGAAGCTCGGCTTCTATTATTCGCCACCTGACCTTCATCATCCCGGTTTTCGGGATACCACCAAGCTCGCTCGCGACAACTGGAACGGACAGCCGGAACGTCCCGAGTGGTCTTCCTATCTTGCCTATATGCAACTCCAACTTACAGAACTCCTCACGCGATATGGTGATGTCCGGGTTGTTTGGTTTGACGGCCTAAACCATCAGGAGAAGTACGACGGTCAGCGATTCCTTGACCTGATCCATAAGCTTCAGCCGCCTACCCTCATCAATGACCGCATCGGTCTCACCGCTGATTATGTGACCCCGGAGCAGTTTATTCCTAAGTCCATTCCCACCAAAGATGTTCGTATGCGTGGAGCCGACTCCAGCATCCAGGGAGAATTCAAGGGTGGCGTACCCTCGTCGGCCGACTTCCAGCTTTGGGAAACGTGCATGACGATTAATGAAACCTGGGCCTACAACATCCATGACACCAAGTTCAAGTCGACGCAGGATCTTGTCCGCGGTCTTGTCGAGGTGACGAGCCGGGGTGGCAACTTCCTTCTCAACATTGGCCCGCAGCCGGATGGGCTCATTCAGCCAGAGTTTCAGGAGCGCCTGCAGGGAATTGGAGAATGGATGGCGCTCAATGGCGAGTCGATCTACGGCACCACGTTTGGACCCATCCAGGGTGAGGTAGCTTATCGCACCACGACGAAGCGCAACGATATTTTCGTTCATGTCTTCGACTGTCCGTCCGGTCCTCTGCAAATCAAGGGGATTAAGCCGAAGATTCAGTCTGCTCACATGCTTGCCACCGGACAGCCAATCACGTTCCAGCAGGCTGATGGAGAAGTTCGACTCACGCTTCCGGCGCAGGCCCCCGGTAAGCATGTCCATGTGATTCGCGTTATCACGTCGTAA
- a CDS encoding TonB-dependent receptor yields MRFRYLLLPSIVLGSVIGLFPASLSAQSDSSSLSGAVSDKSGALLPNAKITIRNNATGAEQVITTNESGNFTVPSVQTGIYTVRVEANGFQSALLNDVHVDPSIGKRVDFSLKVGESSSTVTVEANANTVQTESASVGQLVTQEQVKSIQLNGRNPLYLSQLEPGVVRNASMASFAFGLDNGVNIGGARSQESLITIDGAPAVRTRSNGTSVGVADVDSTSQVQILTNSYQAEYGRTSGGQVRIVPRSGTSTFHGSAYEYFRNTVLNANTWQRKLPTNAANIRNKPPGFRFNQYGWNLNGPVFIPGHFNQDRRKLFFLAGQEYLKYNNDDTVFRRVPTELMRVGNFSELLAPNIFYGGTSQIVNPTTGAAYAGNVIPASDLSANGLALLRAFPDPNAAGSNYNWVDAATEQQTQRKDSLVIDFVPFEAHRIRFSVLNYNYHDYTPHYGNFNRNPRIFIRPNQIGVLHYEWTVSPSLINEFVASAAADHVTINIDTSSGLYDRTKYGINYPYLYSAATKTIPNKIPTISLPNFDLLDGGPYPSHSGGIVYNAADNVTKVFGNHTFKAGFNFEYAGENNFDQITVSNTPGSTNNQNGKFTFTDSRTGGTTTKIGVANAAEGLFDSYGEIGQRSYTLYRSTMYEGFLQDQWRATPKLVIEAGLRYSFFNPYYAKWGNQSVFDPSAYNPANAVTVNPVTDVVTGGDRYNGVVIPGSGFPSSAAGHVDPTILAGFQNLFRGFSNAYSPTVKSDIQPRVGFTYQVTPSMVVRAGGGRYVQRLGITDNVFTGGNAPFQPSSTVSLGQANSPGGVGANNFPFNYSSQAFNYPSPEAYNWNLTIEQELPALGVFSMSYAGRRGLHLEGLINLNQLPLGTTLQTANKGVATDALRQYKGFSNINQATNGGSSMYNALQLNLRRRLSKGLLFGVAYTWSNSTDFGSSNGTQLPNAFDKSTYYGRSDFNIRHVFVSNFVYNIDQFNHSSHLINRATLGNWQFSGTLQAQTGPPLNVSLGNDFAGVGTGSGTQLYRHTAPVVTSKAFAGQTSTATWFNTSVFAAPLPGTFAPRGSRNQIDGPGFQNYSFALNKTFHPFERLQNHTVVFRGEGFNVLNHPTADNPDTNPTSGTFGQSKTKGGTYGADRQFQFSLRYAF; encoded by the coding sequence ATGCGATTTAGATATTTGTTGCTCCCCAGTATTGTCCTGGGGAGTGTGATTGGACTATTTCCTGCAAGTCTATCTGCGCAGTCGGACAGTTCTTCGCTTTCAGGAGCGGTTTCTGATAAATCGGGAGCGTTACTGCCGAACGCAAAGATCACGATACGAAACAATGCCACTGGCGCTGAACAAGTTATTACCACCAATGAGAGCGGTAACTTCACGGTCCCAAGTGTGCAAACTGGTATTTACACTGTTCGCGTTGAGGCGAATGGCTTCCAGTCAGCGTTGTTAAACGATGTGCACGTTGATCCGAGTATTGGTAAGCGCGTCGATTTTAGCTTGAAAGTCGGAGAGTCATCGTCGACGGTGACTGTCGAAGCTAACGCGAATACAGTGCAGACGGAAAGCGCATCGGTGGGGCAGCTCGTCACTCAAGAGCAGGTGAAGAGCATTCAACTCAACGGACGCAACCCCCTCTATCTATCGCAACTTGAACCTGGCGTCGTGCGTAATGCCTCAATGGCCTCGTTCGCTTTCGGCCTGGACAACGGAGTCAACATTGGCGGTGCCCGGAGCCAGGAGAGCCTGATCACTATCGATGGTGCCCCGGCCGTTCGCACACGATCCAATGGAACCAGTGTCGGTGTAGCAGACGTAGATTCCACCTCCCAAGTACAGATCCTGACAAACAGCTACCAGGCAGAGTACGGACGCACCTCCGGCGGCCAGGTTCGTATCGTGCCGAGAAGCGGTACCAGTACCTTTCATGGATCGGCCTACGAGTACTTTCGCAATACAGTTCTCAACGCAAACACCTGGCAGCGCAAGCTTCCAACGAATGCAGCTAATATTCGGAATAAACCACCAGGCTTCCGTTTCAATCAGTATGGATGGAATCTTAACGGACCAGTCTTCATCCCCGGTCATTTTAACCAGGACAGAAGAAAGCTCTTCTTTCTAGCTGGGCAGGAGTACCTGAAGTACAACAATGATGACACCGTATTTCGCAGAGTTCCGACAGAACTGATGCGCGTTGGAAATTTCAGCGAGCTACTGGCTCCAAATATCTTCTACGGCGGGACAAGTCAAATCGTAAACCCCACAACGGGAGCAGCATACGCCGGTAATGTTATCCCTGCGTCTGACCTAAGCGCCAACGGACTTGCACTGCTTCGAGCTTTTCCCGATCCGAACGCAGCGGGTTCGAACTACAACTGGGTAGATGCAGCAACAGAGCAACAGACTCAACGCAAAGATTCGCTGGTTATCGACTTCGTTCCCTTTGAGGCACATCGGATACGATTCTCAGTGCTGAACTACAACTACCACGACTACACCCCGCACTACGGCAACTTTAATCGCAATCCACGCATATTCATTCGCCCAAATCAAATTGGTGTTTTGCACTATGAGTGGACTGTGTCGCCGTCCCTGATTAACGAGTTTGTTGCGTCTGCTGCTGCAGACCACGTCACGATCAACATCGACACCTCCAGCGGCCTCTACGACCGAACAAAGTACGGGATCAACTATCCCTACCTCTATTCCGCCGCAACCAAGACAATACCAAACAAGATTCCTACGATTAGCCTTCCGAACTTCGATCTTCTTGACGGCGGCCCCTACCCATCGCACTCCGGCGGTATCGTTTACAACGCTGCCGATAACGTCACAAAGGTATTCGGCAACCACACCTTCAAGGCCGGCTTCAATTTTGAGTACGCGGGCGAGAATAACTTTGACCAGATCACGGTCTCGAACACTCCTGGTTCAACCAACAATCAAAATGGGAAGTTCACCTTTACAGATAGCCGCACCGGCGGCACGACTACGAAGATCGGTGTTGCGAACGCAGCTGAAGGCCTTTTCGATAGCTACGGAGAGATCGGTCAGCGTTCGTACACGCTCTATCGCAGTACTATGTACGAGGGCTTTCTCCAGGATCAATGGCGCGCCACACCTAAGCTTGTTATCGAAGCGGGTCTCCGATACAGCTTCTTCAATCCCTACTACGCAAAGTGGGGTAACCAGTCAGTCTTCGATCCGTCAGCTTACAATCCTGCGAATGCCGTCACTGTTAATCCTGTCACTGACGTAGTGACAGGTGGCGATCGTTATAACGGAGTTGTCATCCCGGGCAGCGGATTTCCATCGAGTGCAGCAGGACACGTCGATCCCACCATCCTCGCCGGCTTCCAAAATCTGTTTCGTGGATTCAGCAATGCTTACTCTCCAACCGTCAAGAGTGACATTCAGCCTCGTGTTGGGTTCACCTACCAGGTGACGCCCTCTATGGTTGTTCGTGCTGGTGGCGGACGGTATGTGCAGCGGCTCGGCATTACCGATAACGTCTTCACAGGTGGCAACGCGCCGTTCCAACCCTCATCCACCGTCAGCCTTGGACAGGCAAACAGCCCCGGCGGTGTAGGAGCGAACAATTTCCCATTCAACTACTCTTCGCAGGCCTTCAACTATCCGAGTCCTGAGGCATACAACTGGAATCTTACAATTGAACAAGAGCTTCCGGCCCTTGGAGTCTTCTCGATGTCCTATGCGGGACGCCGCGGCCTCCACCTGGAAGGGCTCATCAATCTAAACCAACTGCCGCTTGGCACCACGCTACAGACTGCGAACAAGGGTGTCGCAACCGACGCCCTGCGGCAGTATAAGGGCTTCTCGAATATCAACCAGGCGACCAATGGTGGCTCGTCGATGTACAACGCGCTGCAACTCAACCTGCGGCGCCGTCTGAGCAAGGGTCTGCTCTTCGGCGTTGCTTATACCTGGTCGAACAGCACTGACTTCGGATCGTCGAACGGCACGCAACTTCCTAATGCCTTCGACAAGTCGACTTACTATGGTCGGAGTGATTTCAACATCCGCCATGTCTTTGTTTCGAACTTCGTCTACAACATCGATCAGTTCAACCACTCCAGCCACCTGATCAATCGCGCAACTCTTGGCAACTGGCAGTTCTCCGGCACGCTACAGGCGCAGACTGGTCCTCCTCTGAATGTGTCTCTCGGTAATGACTTTGCAGGTGTCGGCACTGGCTCGGGGACGCAGTTGTATCGGCATACCGCTCCAGTCGTCACGAGTAAAGCGTTTGCAGGCCAGACTAGTACGGCTACCTGGTTCAATACGTCCGTCTTCGCAGCCCCTCTTCCTGGAACATTCGCGCCGCGTGGATCTCGCAATCAGATCGACGGGCCGGGCTTTCAGAACTACAGCTTCGCCCTTAACAAGACATTTCATCCGTTCGAACGGCTGCAGAATCACACGGTTGTGTTTCGTGGAGAAGGCTTCAACGTCCTCAATCATCCAACAGCGGACAATCCGGATACCAATCCAACCTCCGGAACATTCGGTCAGAGCAAGACCAAGGGTGGTACTTACGGCGCTGACCGTCAGTTCCAGTTCAGTCTTCGTTATGCGTTCTAA
- the rpiA gene encoding ribose-5-phosphate isomerase RpiA has translation MAHEIAKLLAARRALSFIEDGMAVGLGTGSTATLFIRELGERVRTGLHVRCIASSKASEELATSLGITLTNFEECPYLDVAVDGADEVAPGLALIKGGGGALLREKIVASAAKKFIVVADKSKVVDHLGGFPVPVEVIQMACPLVMRSLSDLGFEVLPRRTSAGGYYITDEGNFILDCKNGPIADPRMLADKIRAMVGVVEHGLFLGMATVALIADEDQLVERTS, from the coding sequence ATGGCACATGAGATAGCAAAGCTACTTGCGGCACGTCGCGCACTCAGCTTTATCGAAGATGGGATGGCCGTCGGCCTGGGTACGGGGTCGACAGCCACCCTCTTCATCAGAGAACTCGGGGAGCGAGTCCGAACCGGCCTACATGTTCGCTGCATTGCTTCCTCCAAGGCAAGTGAGGAACTAGCCACTTCGCTTGGGATTACTCTAACGAACTTTGAGGAATGCCCTTACCTTGATGTAGCGGTAGACGGCGCAGACGAGGTAGCACCTGGCCTGGCTTTGATTAAGGGTGGTGGCGGTGCGCTCCTGCGAGAAAAGATTGTGGCGAGCGCCGCGAAGAAGTTCATTGTTGTTGCAGATAAGAGCAAAGTTGTTGATCACCTCGGCGGATTTCCGGTGCCAGTCGAAGTAATCCAAATGGCTTGTCCGCTCGTTATGCGGAGCCTATCTGATCTTGGCTTCGAGGTACTTCCACGTAGGACCTCTGCTGGTGGTTATTACATCACCGACGAAGGCAACTTCATCTTGGATTGTAAGAACGGGCCAATTGCCGATCCGCGAATGTTGGCCGACAAGATACGTGCCATGGTGGGTGTTGTGGAACATGGCTTATTTCTGGGGATGGCGACAGTCGCGCTCATCGCCGACGAGGATCAGCTCGTCGAGCGCACGTCGTAG
- a CDS encoding amidohydrolase/deacetylase family metallohydrolase: MSQKSEVRSSKPRTSIRRIIVGSAAFLFFATSGLFAQSAAPAYDLVLRGGHVLDDKNHIDALMDVAIKDGKIAKVAAHIPSTDALKTIDAKGLYVTPGLIDIHVHVYAGTGERNSYAGDNSVPPDGFTFRVGVTTVVDAGCSGWRNFEDFKDRIIDRSKTRVFAMLNIVGSGMRGALYENNTSDMDGEATAAMALKYPQTIVGIKTAHFAGPEWTPVEQAVIAGTKANIPVMVDFGVDRPTRPIYDLMTQKIRPGDIYTHMYSGIRQEQDLTTLGPSKAMIEGRKRGIYFDVGQGGGSFKWSLAVPMIKAGFIPDSISTDLHITSMNSGMKDELNVADKILAIGVPLKEVVAEMTSHPAHEIRHDELGNLSEGSIADIAVLRLEAGNFGFTDMIDKRLHGKHKLSCELTIKDGKIVYDLNGMSADLWTAKPGPNDAEAYRWSSFAPRPKSATPVENH, encoded by the coding sequence ATGTCCCAGAAGTCCGAAGTCAGGAGTTCCAAGCCTCGCACATCAATTCGAAGAATTATCGTCGGCTCGGCTGCGTTTCTTTTCTTCGCAACTAGCGGCCTCTTCGCGCAGTCTGCAGCACCGGCTTACGATCTTGTACTCCGCGGTGGTCACGTACTCGATGATAAGAATCACATCGATGCGCTGATGGATGTGGCTATCAAAGATGGGAAGATCGCCAAGGTGGCGGCACATATTCCTTCGACCGATGCCTTGAAGACCATTGATGCAAAAGGGCTTTATGTCACGCCTGGTCTGATTGATATTCACGTCCACGTCTACGCCGGCACAGGCGAGCGCAACTCCTACGCGGGCGATAACAGCGTCCCGCCGGACGGCTTCACCTTTCGTGTCGGCGTCACAACCGTTGTCGATGCGGGCTGTTCCGGATGGCGTAACTTTGAAGACTTCAAAGATCGCATTATCGACCGGTCAAAGACGCGGGTCTTCGCGATGCTGAATATTGTGGGCTCCGGTATGCGCGGAGCGCTCTACGAAAACAACACGAGTGACATGGATGGTGAGGCTACAGCAGCCATGGCTCTCAAATACCCTCAGACCATCGTCGGAATCAAAACGGCGCACTTCGCAGGTCCCGAATGGACACCGGTGGAGCAGGCAGTTATCGCCGGAACCAAGGCCAACATTCCAGTTATGGTGGATTTTGGCGTAGATCGTCCGACGCGGCCGATCTATGATCTCATGACTCAGAAGATTCGCCCCGGTGACATCTACACCCACATGTACTCTGGCATTCGCCAGGAGCAGGACCTCACCACTCTTGGCCCAAGCAAGGCCATGATCGAAGGTCGGAAGCGCGGCATCTACTTCGACGTTGGCCAAGGAGGCGGAAGCTTTAAGTGGTCCCTAGCCGTCCCGATGATCAAAGCGGGTTTTATCCCTGATTCCATCTCTACCGATCTTCACATCACTAGCATGAACTCGGGCATGAAGGATGAACTTAACGTAGCTGACAAAATCCTCGCTATAGGCGTCCCGCTCAAGGAGGTTGTAGCCGAGATGACCTCCCATCCGGCACATGAGATTCGCCATGACGAACTAGGCAACCTGTCAGAAGGTTCCATTGCAGATATAGCTGTGCTTCGCCTGGAGGCAGGCAACTTCGGGTTCACGGACATGATCGACAAGCGACTCCATGGAAAGCATAAGCTCTCTTGCGAGTTGACCATCAAGGACGGCAAGATTGTCTACGATCTGAATGGTATGAGCGCTGATCTGTGGACAGCAAAACCTGGTCCGAATGACGCAGAAGCATATCGGTGGAGTAGCTTTGCTCCGCGACCGAAATCAGCCACCCCGGTTGAGAACCACTAA